agcacaagagaaggaggatttagtgtttgtgttattacgagtgctaaacaagaagagttcccagatgttccagtggacacatgtgtgactcctgggattaaagcatctttctttcagcttaacgagtgaaccgtcagctcgttcaaacacacgttaaagtccgtttggctcgacaccaccgaacagaggcagcaatataacatagctaacattaacagtgcagtgaatcctgcttgtgccgtcatattcaggactgcaaaccgagcagcatcactgactttcagcttgttgtgtttgtggatatatgactgactttaattatccataaaatcatcacattaagattaaggtcgactattgtattattatattttaaaggctttaaaaccaagtaaacgctgaaagtacaaacatcactaacgtcacataactttgccgacatgtggccaacagtaatgttttaatgttcttaaacattcgcacataaataagtgacataatattcagtacttacttttgacagtttactcttcggctgCCCTGCTTTACCCATTTGCGGCAAAactatccacacccaccgccacgctatgaattgtgggattaAATGGGACCAACCGGACCATGCTTgaaatttggggaaatcgacggcacatttggagtacacttcggattgggacagccgtcgttgcatcgctgtgacgtaatcggtctcaAAATGCGTACTCAAAGTGTGCGGTctctgaattgggacacagccaatgATTAGAGATGGAATGACTCACCTGTcacacctgcacaggtgagctgtgtgacagcaaagagctgattggctgataaacagcagaggaaacaggaaacactttAAACTCCTCCTCAGCTCTAACTCAGCTGCTCCTCTGACAGCAGGTTAACTACTGAACCATCTGATCAATAATTTATCTCTGAAAGCTGATCAGATTATTGTaaaggtgtcaaacataaggcctggggcCAGAATTGGCCTTGCAAAGACTCTGATCGGGCCTGCTGGATGGCTCTACAACAGGCGCAaagtttttgtgtctgtaaaaGTTTCCTGCTGACAAACACAGCTGTGACTCTCAGCTCCACAGTAACACACATGAACTCAGGTGTGTGTTTTAAACTGTAAACTATTTAAATAAGACATAAATtcatattttacagtgtttttaaacaaactgaatcattttattaaaataaagtttttttaaaatcctcaGAGTGGAAACtgatcaggctgaactttattttgaagagtCTATAAATATTGATTATTGATTGGTGCTGTGTGTGTCAGATCATGTTCACCTTCAGCTGCTGTCTGCCTGGACACTGATGACATCATGGGGAGTgagctctgtgattggctgctctgTGTTAGAGCTCAGTTGCACTTTCAGTCAGTCACTCAGAGACTCTCACACTCTGTgaggttcacacacacacagacacacacagtttaactgtcagagagctgctgatgaagatgaagaagctgctcctcttcctctcctgtgtcctctgtgtctctgctgACGGTGAGTTTGTCTCTGTAAACAGCAGGTTATTGATCAGATTATTGATCAGGTCACTGATCAGTGTTTGATGTGTTTCAGCTCTGCACAGTGACATTGGGATCACTGGCTGTTCAGACTCTGATGGAGAGGACATGTATGGACTGGATGGTGAAGAGCTTGGCTACGCAGACTTCAACAAACAGACGTATATCTACCCTCTGCCTCCTTTTATTGATCCTTTCACTTACCAGGAAGGAGTTTATCAACAAGCTGTGGCTAATCTACAGGTCTGCAAACAGAACCTGCAGACTCTTCGTAAAACGATGAAGGACTACCCTCTAGAACACGGTGAATACAAACATGTAACACCTGTCTCACCTCACCTGTGTTTACCTGCACACTCTGTAGAGTAACacactgatgacatcatcagcgTTAGTAATCAGTCCAATCAAACACACGCAGCTTCAAACTGATTAAATATATGAAATCATTCCACCTTAAACACATTCAGACTGATCATGTGTACAGAAACCCAACACTGACatgttcatatttgtgtttatgtttCACATCACATTTTATTGATATTTTTCCTCCTTTTACTTCCTTTAAAGCTGAACTGAGTCTGTCTGTAGTTTAACTTTATGAGTCTGACCTCACACTAGTTTCTCTCACACAGACAACAATGACATCATATGAGTGAACACCTGAACTTTTTATTgatgtttattaataaataaaatcacctgCTGAGCTCTGATCCTCTGcctgatgtgtttgtgcacagTTGCTCCTTCAGCTGTGATGATCTACACCAGAGATGAGGTGGAGTTTGGACAGGAGAACACTCTGATCTGTCATGTGACTGGTTTCTATCCTGCTCCTGTTAACGTCTCCTGGACCAAGAACGAGCAGAAGGTCACAGGATCCAGCATCAATGTTCCCTATCCCAACAAAGACGGGACCTTCACCCAGATCTCCAGACTGCAGTTCACCCCACAGCTGGGAGACATGTACAGCTGCACAGTGAAACATCTGGCCCTGACACAACCACTGACCAAGATCTATGGTgagaaaactttatttaaacacagaacagtgacagagatacagaGGTGAAGACTGAGCCCAGTGTTCATCAGAGCAGCTGGGTCTGATCTGAGCTGACAGTTTGTCTCCAGGTGTGATGTtcatgtctctctgtgtgtttgtgtctccagatgtgCAGGCGTCTGGTCAGTCTCATCCAGGTGTTGGACCTGCAGCGTTCTGTGGAGTGGGTCTGACTGTGGGTCTGCTCGGTGTGGCTGCTGGAACCTTCTTCCTCATCAAAGGAAACGAGTGCAGCTGATTGGCTGACAGTCATGATGTCATCAACATTATATAATGAGCTCATAATCAGTGTGGCTGTGCAGAGTTCACCTGTAATGAACATCAGATTCCTCTGTCCTGTCTGCTTCTTGTTTACCTGCTTCACCTGCTTTAATTTAATCACCTGTATGAGCTGTTCTGTCTGTCATCATGTGTGTCAATAAAGTTTATCTATGAATTCAAACTAAAGCTACTTTCAGCCGCTCTCCCCCCAcagctccacatgtttgatcCAGCAGATGTTACCTGGACTCTGTTCCtgccacaaaaacaaagaaaataaaagtcaaattaatgttgctgaaatcagttttatctgaactcaGGTGATCTCAGTGTGTTCATAAACTGCTATAATGAGTCCTTGTTTATCaaactgtgtttcagtttgttatgTATCAATAAAAACGTGGGTAATAAACACAAGTCTGTGTGAGATTGTTCTTTGTGTGTCTTTACAAATATTCTTGGATCCATTTCACTCTGTGTGGTTTGAGTCAGGAGTGTCTGAGTGGGTTTTTAGGTTCTGCATCCTGTTCATAATCATGTGACTTCATTGGTCACAGAAAAAATTACTGAATTCCAGCTTTTAAGGAAGATTTCAGCTCAAACACGCAAACAGTTTAATGCAGgaatccctgtgtgtgtgtgtgttgtgtcagACTGAGCTGTAACTCATCCTTGTGTTTAACAGCAGAGATTCACTGACTGATCATAACGCAAAACAAAGATGTAAAACTACATATGGAGACTGCTGATTCAGACGgctgaaagaaaaatcaatgaATAGTTTACAGAAATGaatcaaacatgttttaatatCTGACATTTAATGATTGAAACAACATTTATATTTGTTCTGAAAACTATCTCAAGATGTCGTTTTCCTCGTCAATGATCTGATAACTAACACATCTATGAGTTGAAACGTGCTATTAGAGGCTGGCTGTGAAGATTTTGTATCTCTGAACAGGAATTTGTCTGCATGAATATCTAAACAGAAAATGTGAattacaaacatttaaaattgatttgaaCCCTAACTCTGAATgtaacacagtgaaatgtgATTCAGCTGCTCTGAAACCTGAAATAATAAATCTGTAAATGATGAAATCACACTTCACATTAATTAGAAAACAAGCCTGATTTCATGTTTGAGACGTATTTTAATCATATCTATGAGGTCTGTGCCGTCCACACAGAAGAATGTCAGAGCTCCACGGAAATGTTTCACAATAAGAGTGTTTCTGTCCTTTTAGGCTGAAAGAGACACAGGAAGTGTGAGTATAAACAGTGTGATGCAGTAAATTCAACTGATCAAAAGTACTGAAAGTGACTGGattgttttattgattattaaACAGGAGGAAATTATTACAGCAGTGCTGTCGTCAGTGGTTGATTTAATGTGTTGGCAGATAATTAGATTCCTCCATGAGTGGAATATAAATGTAAACAGAAGGTTTTGAGTGCAGCAGAGAGAAAACgtgctgatgacatcacagagtGCTGCTCTCTGCTTTTAAAGCTTTAATGGACTCTAACTCACACAGGATGATGAAGAGTGTGAGCTGTGAGCTAGTCTCACAGAGTTCTTCCTGGTAACAGCTGACGctgtggtcatgtgacctgtccTCTGTTTTTAGAGCAGCTCTCAGTCAGACTGAGTCAGTTTGTCAGGAGAACTCAGGAACATGGCTTCATCCTTCCTCTGCCTCAGCCTCCTCTTCATCAGCCTCAGCACAGCAGGTACCATTAATACACTCATAAATGATCATTAATACACTGATCAATACTCTGATCAATGATGTGATGAGTCCACAGTCTGATGTTCTGTGTGGTTCTGTTTGTTCTCAGGTGGATTCATGATGTATTCGGTGGATCGCTGTAACTTTAACTCCTCTGAGCCGCAGGACATCGAGTTCATCAGGTCTTACTATTTCAGGAAGGTTGAGTTCACCCGGTTTGACAGCAGTGTGGGGAAGTATGTTGGATACACTGAGTACGGAGTGAAGAACGCAGAGGAATGGAACAAAGATCAGGGAGATCTGGCTGCAATGAGAGCTCAGAAGGAGACGTACTGCCAACACAACATTGATATTGACTACAGCAGCGCTCTGACTAAATCAGGTGAGTGTGCTggtctgtgtgacatcatcaggtgTTCATGTTGACCTCACTCTGAATCATTTATGATGGACCCACAGCTGCAGGTCTGACTctgatgatcaataactgtaataaATCACTGACTGTGACACTCTAACCTCAGTCTGTGGCGCTCCCTGCTGGTGAAACAGGCAAACTGCAGCTGTTCATTATTACACACTGATgatattcatttgtttgtttgttttactttttgagCTGAAAAATCGTCCACATTtgttttctaatattttcatataaatatttttaacagcaTGAAACATCTTTAcaggttaataaaaaaaaactttcattcttttcttctaattcattgattttaaatcagataaaatTTAGAAACACT
This Pelmatolapia mariae isolate MD_Pm_ZW unplaced genomic scaffold, Pm_UMD_F_2 NODE_ptg000197l+_length_27434_cov_1, whole genome shotgun sequence DNA region includes the following protein-coding sequences:
- the LOC134622767 gene encoding HLA class II histocompatibility antigen, DR alpha chain-like; translated protein: MKMKKLLLFLSCVLCVSADALHSDIGITGCSDSDGEDMYGLDGEELGYADFNKQTYIYPLPPFIDPFTYQEGVYQQAVANLQVCKQNLQTLRKTMKDYPLEHVAPSAVMIYTRDEVEFGQENTLICHVTGFYPAPVNVSWTKNEQKVTGSSINVPYPNKDGTFTQISRLQFTPQLGDMYSCTVKHLALTQPLTKIYDVQASGQSHPGVGPAAFCGVGLTVGLLGVAAGTFFLIKGNECS
- the LOC134622768 gene encoding H-2 class II histocompatibility antigen, I-E beta chain-like gives rise to the protein MASSFLCLSLLFISLSTAGGFMMYSVDRCNFNSSEPQDIEFIRSYYFRKVEFTRFDSSVGKYVGYTEYGVKNAEEWNKDQGDLAAMRAQKETYCQHNIDIDYSSALTKS